The window ACGTTCTCACCCTATTTTTATCACCAGAAAATTGAACTAGGTTCGATTCAAAATCATACTGAATATTACCCCTTAATGTATCTTGAGAGTCTAAAACAACTATACCTGGATGCCACATTTCTTGCGGCAAATCTTGCCCAGAAGATATAAAGGTTGCTACAAAATAGAATACAATAAAGAGGTTGAAATTTTTCACTTTAATCCTTTTTAAGAATGGTATGCCCCATTTTATCTCTTTTAGTTCGTAGGTAATTTTCATTATGCTTATTAGGTGGAATTTCTAATGCAACATTTTCTACAATTTCCAGGCCATAACCAAGTAATCCAGCTCTTTTTGTTGGATTATTTGAAATCAATCGAATTTTTCTAACTCCTAATTTTCTAAGAATCTGAGCTCCAACACCATAATCTCTCTCATCCATTTTAAAGCCAAGAGCAACATTAGCTTCAACTGTGTCCATTCCCTCTTCCTGTAGCTTATATGCCCTCAATTTATTCATTAAACCTATTCCTCTACCCTCTTGGTTCATATAAACAATAACACCTTTGCCTTCTTTTTCAATCATCTCCATGGCCTGATGTAATTGAGGACCACAATCACATCGGCATGAACCAAATATATCGCCTGTTAAACATGAGGAATGAACTCTTACCATGATAGGTTCATCTTCTTCCCATTCGCCTTTTACTAATGCTAAATGGTTATCTTTAGTATTGGTTTGTTCAAATGCCACTAATTTAAAGTCACCAAAATCAGTTGGCATTTCAACATCAACTTTCTCTTCAACTAATGATTCGTTGTTTAATCGATATTCAATCAAATCCTTAATAGCAACCAGCTTTAAGTTGAAATGATCCGCTACTTTTCTTAAATCGGGAAGACGAGCCATGGTACCGTCTTCATTCATGATTTCAACTAATACACCACCAGGGATTAAACCCGCTAATCTGGAGAAATCAACGGCAGCTTCAGTATGTCCTGTTCTTCTTAAAACTCCTCCTTTTCTAGCTTTAAGAGGAAATATGTGGCCTGGTTTGCCTAAAACCTCAGGTTTAGTATCAGGATTTACTAAGGCTTGAATTGTTTTCGATCTATCACTAGCAGAAATACCAGTAGTTGTACCTTGCCCTATTAAATCTACAGAAACAGTAAAAGGAGTCTCGAATTGAGCGGTATTTTTACCCACCATTAATTCTAATCCTAATTCATCACATCTGTCTTCAGGCAGAGATGCACAGATTAATCCTCTACCGTGCTTTGACATGAAATTAATTATTTCCGGAGTTACCTTTTCTGCAGCACAAATAAAATCGCCTTCATTTTCTCTATCTTCATCATCTACTACGATGATGATTTCTCCATTTTTAACAGCTTCAATTGCTGATTCTATAGTATCTAATTGGATTCTTTCTGATGACATAAATCTTTGAAAAATAATAAATCACAAAGGTAGCCAATATTTCATGATTACCTGACAAATTTTAAAACGATTACAAATTGATTAGTGTTTTAACAAATTCTATTTTACCACCACCATTCCAAGTAAATTACCTATCTCCAACTTGGCCTGATTAAGCTGCATTAGATATTGCAAGATTACTTCCTCATCAGCCTCACTTTTTACATTTTTCAGCTCCTCTGTATTCTTCTCCATCAAATGTAATATTGATCGGTGCTTTAAACGAAGCACATGTGTATAAATAGAATCATTTAAAATATGACGCTCATGTGGAGTATAGATTTCGAATTTTTTTTCCCAGTTTTCACTTAACTCATAACGATCTGTGTATAGTGAGAAAATAACCTTCCTTACTTCCTCTGAACCATTTTTAATAAAATAAGACTCATTTAAGATTTTACCTTCTTTCAAATGAGCTACAAATTCATTTAAAATTTCACTGTAAACTGGATGAATAAACTCCGTATCATCTAATTCCTGAAGTAAATAGTCAATGACTAATTTGTCATCAGCCAAAGGTAAATCAGCATAAGTTAAGAGCAGACGAATACTTTCTTTTTCCTGTAAAGCCACAACTTCAAAAGGAGTGTATTGCTTTTGAATCTGCTCAGGTGTTTGGCTATAATTTTCACTTAAGTAATTTGCCTGCCTTTTAGTAATATCACCTTTACTTTGCTTATCCCTTAGGACAATCTTATTCTGTTCTGCAACAAGTAAAGCTTCATCTATTTCCAGTATATCGCTACATTCTTTTATATATACTGCACGTTTTACAGGATCAGGAATTTTAGAAATAGACCGAACTATATCTTGAATAGTTTCTGCTTTCCTGATAGGATCTTTTTTGGTTTCCTGAAGTAATAAATCAGATTTGAACCGAATGAAATCTTTAGCATTTTCATTCAAATAATTCTTGAATGCCTCATCTCCCATTTTCTGAGAGTAGCTGTCAGGATCTTCACCATCAGGAAAAATTACAACTTTAACATTAAGCCCTCCTTCTAAAATCAAGTCAATTCCTCGCATTGCAGCCTTTAAACCAGCAGCATCCCCATCAAAAAGAACAATAACATTATCGGTGTAGCGACCAATCAATTTAATTTGTTGAGTGGTTAATGAAGTTCCTGAAGACGCAACTACATTTTCAACTCCCGATTGATGTAGCGAAATTACGTCTGTATATCCTTCAACCAAATAACAATTTTCTTCATTCCTGATACTCTGTTTGGCCTGAGAAATTCCATAAAGCACCTCACTTTTATGATACACCTCTGTTTCAGGCGAATTAATATACTTTGGCTGCTTTTTATCATTCACCAATATTCTAGCCCCAAAAGCAATGGGTTTACCCGAAATGGAATGAATCGGAAAAATTACTCTGTTTCTAAATCTATCGTAAGTCTTATCTTCTTTTTTAATAATAAGACCTGCTTTTTCTAATAACTCTTCAGTATGCCCCGCTTTTTTTGCTGCATTTATTAGCCCATCCCATTGATCTAATGTATATCCTAGATCAAATTTATCAATAGTAGCATTTGAAAATCCTCTTTCTTTAAAATAACTTAAACCAACAGACTTTCCTTGAGGATTATTGTGTAATAAGTCTTTAAAATATTCAGCAGCAAAATTTAAAACAATATAAAGCGATTCCTTTTCATTATATGCTTCTTGTTGTTCGGGAGAGCTCTCAGTTTCTTCAATTTCAATCCCATATTTTTCTGCCAACTGTCGGATTGCTTCAGGGAAATTCAATCCTTCTAAATCCATAATAAATTGAATTGAATCACCGGCTTTACCACATCCGAAGCATTTATAGATACCTTTATTAGGAGCAACTGAAAAAGAAGGCGTTTTTTCGTCATGAAAAGGACAGCAAGCCCAAAGATTTTGCCCCTTCTTTTTTAAAGGTACATAATCCCCCACAACCTCTTCAATCTCTACCCTATCTTGAACATCTTGTATCGTTTTTTGACTTAATCCCACTTATTTAGCGCTATTTTTTGTATTTATTTAAACTAATTCCAACTTATTTAGCTTATCAATTGTTAGCTTATTCTATAAAGTTTAACTTGCAACAATTTTGTAGCAAAACTACGGTTTTTTTTAAATATTAAAGATATATGGCTGTTACTAAAGATAGCATAATTAAAGCATTAAGTACTGTTGAAGATCCAGATTTTAAAAAAGATCTGGTAACGCTAAATATGATAAAGGATGTACGCATTGATGGAAATGCGGTACATTTCACTGTAGTACTTACTACTCCAGCATGTCCGTTAAAGGAAATCATAAAAAATGATTGTATTAATGCAATACATAAACATGTAGATGCAGACTTACAAGTATTTCCTAATATGAGCTCTGATGTTACCTCTACCAGAAATACTGAACCTCTTTTACCAAATGTGAAAAACATTATAGCAATCGGTTCCGGAAAGGGTGGAGTTGGAAAATCTACTGTAACTGCAAACTTAGCTGTTGCATTAGCTCAAGAAGGTGCAAAAGTTGGATTGATTGATGCAGATATTTTTGGTCCCTCAATCCCTACCATGTTTAACTGTGAGGCTGAACAACCAGAGGTTAAGCAAGTAAATGGAAAAAATGTAATTGTTCCTATTGAGCAATATGGAATTAAATTAATATCTATAGGATTCTTAACCCCACCAGATAATGCAGTAGTATGGAGAGGACCTATGGCTAGTTCTGCTTTAAAGCAATTTATTAGTGATACAGACTGGGGTGAATTGGATTATCTACTAATAGATTTACCTCCAGGCACAAGTGATATTCATTTAACATTAGTGCAAACAATTCCTGTAACAGGAGCTGTGGTTGTAACCACTCCGCAAAAAGTAGCTTTAGCAGATGCCAAAAAAGCTATTGGAATGTTTAAACAACCACAAATTAATGTTCCAATCTTGGGGATGGTAGAAAATATGGCGTATTTCACACCTGCTGAGCTACCTGATAATAAATACTTTATTTTTGGTGAAGGTGGTGGCTACAAAATGAGTGAGGAGTATGAAATCCCTTTCTTAGGTCAAATGCCACTGGTTCAGTCTATTCGTGAAAGCGGTGATTCGGGATATCCTACTGCCATGAAAGATGGTCCTTCTGCTGATGCTTTCAGAGAATTAGCT is drawn from Marivirga arenosa and contains these coding sequences:
- a CDS encoding Mrp/NBP35 family ATP-binding protein, with translation MAVTKDSIIKALSTVEDPDFKKDLVTLNMIKDVRIDGNAVHFTVVLTTPACPLKEIIKNDCINAIHKHVDADLQVFPNMSSDVTSTRNTEPLLPNVKNIIAIGSGKGGVGKSTVTANLAVALAQEGAKVGLIDADIFGPSIPTMFNCEAEQPEVKQVNGKNVIVPIEQYGIKLISIGFLTPPDNAVVWRGPMASSALKQFISDTDWGELDYLLIDLPPGTSDIHLTLVQTIPVTGAVVVTTPQKVALADAKKAIGMFKQPQINVPILGMVENMAYFTPAELPDNKYFIFGEGGGYKMSEEYEIPFLGQMPLVQSIRESGDSGYPTAMKDGPSADAFRELAQKLARQVAIRNASMAGTKTVEMTS
- the dnaG gene encoding DNA primase — translated: MGLSQKTIQDVQDRVEIEEVVGDYVPLKKKGQNLWACCPFHDEKTPSFSVAPNKGIYKCFGCGKAGDSIQFIMDLEGLNFPEAIRQLAEKYGIEIEETESSPEQQEAYNEKESLYIVLNFAAEYFKDLLHNNPQGKSVGLSYFKERGFSNATIDKFDLGYTLDQWDGLINAAKKAGHTEELLEKAGLIIKKEDKTYDRFRNRVIFPIHSISGKPIAFGARILVNDKKQPKYINSPETEVYHKSEVLYGISQAKQSIRNEENCYLVEGYTDVISLHQSGVENVVASSGTSLTTQQIKLIGRYTDNVIVLFDGDAAGLKAAMRGIDLILEGGLNVKVVIFPDGEDPDSYSQKMGDEAFKNYLNENAKDFIRFKSDLLLQETKKDPIRKAETIQDIVRSISKIPDPVKRAVYIKECSDILEIDEALLVAEQNKIVLRDKQSKGDITKRQANYLSENYSQTPEQIQKQYTPFEVVALQEKESIRLLLTYADLPLADDKLVIDYLLQELDDTEFIHPVYSEILNEFVAHLKEGKILNESYFIKNGSEEVRKVIFSLYTDRYELSENWEKKFEIYTPHERHILNDSIYTHVLRLKHRSILHLMEKNTEELKNVKSEADEEVILQYLMQLNQAKLEIGNLLGMVVVK
- a CDS encoding bifunctional 3,4-dihydroxy-2-butanone-4-phosphate synthase/GTP cyclohydrolase II codes for the protein MSSERIQLDTIESAIEAVKNGEIIIVVDDEDRENEGDFICAAEKVTPEIINFMSKHGRGLICASLPEDRCDELGLELMVGKNTAQFETPFTVSVDLIGQGTTTGISASDRSKTIQALVNPDTKPEVLGKPGHIFPLKARKGGVLRRTGHTEAAVDFSRLAGLIPGGVLVEIMNEDGTMARLPDLRKVADHFNLKLVAIKDLIEYRLNNESLVEEKVDVEMPTDFGDFKLVAFEQTNTKDNHLALVKGEWEEDEPIMVRVHSSCLTGDIFGSCRCDCGPQLHQAMEMIEKEGKGVIVYMNQEGRGIGLMNKLRAYKLQEEGMDTVEANVALGFKMDERDYGVGAQILRKLGVRKIRLISNNPTKRAGLLGYGLEIVENVALEIPPNKHNENYLRTKRDKMGHTILKKD